The Candidatus Woesearchaeota archaeon DNA window GTTGGTGCATGGTTATCGGCGGCTCAAGAGTTGAGCTTACAGTGTTTGATAAAGCAGGAAACTTTGGCAAGGATAGTACCGAAGGAGCATCTGCAGACACAACAGCACCAATGATAACTATGACAAGCCCAAGCGGCATTATCAAATATAATGAAGTAACGCTTGAAGTGGATACAAATGAGCCTGCAAAGTGCTATTATGGTGAAACAGACGACATTAAAGAAATGGCGCTTATGCCAAACACTCCTCTCTTAGGAGATTACGGCACAGAACATAATGCAAACCTTGAAACACTTGAAGACGGATTGTATGTCTATCATGTGCAGTGCGAGGATGCATCAGGAAACTGGAATGAGCACTCAAAAACAATTGTGTTCTCAATAAACACAGCAGGGGACTGGTGCGTGTACAAGCCGCTCACAAGTGGCTGGGATGTAGTTTATCTCCCAGACCTAATGCTTGATGACTTGTATGGCAATTTAATACACACACCCGAGCAGGTCCTGTATGAGATTGCAGGCAACTACGACA harbors:
- a CDS encoding myxococcus cysteine-rich repeat containing protein, whose product is WCMVIGGSRVELTVFDKAGNFGKDSTEGASADTTAPMITMTSPSGIIKYNEVTLEVDTNEPAKCYYGETDDIKEMALMPNTPLLGDYGTEHNANLETLEDGLYVYHVQCEDASGNWNEHSKTIVFSINTAGDWCVYKPLTSGWDVVYLPDLMLDDLYGNLIHTPEQVLYEIAGNYDIIWYYDGTQWLHYEPDVPSWANTLTEFNDKISNPYYLKMTGADTLTLPCNQLDYCGNGKVDVPFGEECDDGNKENGDGCSSTCTVEISEPV